A genomic segment from Aegilops tauschii subsp. strangulata cultivar AL8/78 chromosome 1, Aet v6.0, whole genome shotgun sequence encodes:
- the LOC141027748 gene encoding uncharacterized protein, translating into MGFTREFMEVQAHGNTKLHVIHTNDLHKAATTIEQFERHLQFERHKIVGVDVKYTNDHGEDQKPALVQLFVGKDHPVLLFQLSTADKNCTKFDNFLADPRYTFVGFSIDGDIEMLGRVGLEVAHFVDIQKEWRVPIATKPLDSLGDVSGILVHDVEPTNAERSRWACMPLSMRHIEYAAKDAYAAYEIWSRLSIIQEGLRRAKLDKEQTRKRARSSGDYDY; encoded by the coding sequence ATGGGATTCACCAGGGAATTCATGGAGGTGCAGGCCCACGGCAATACAAAGTTGCACGTGATCCACACCAATGACTTGCACAAGGCAGCGACCACCATTGAGCAGTTTGAGCGACACCTCCAGTTCGAGCGCCACAAGATCGTCGGAGTTGATGTGAAGTACACCAACGACCATGGCGAAGATCAGAAACCCGCCCTCGTCCAGCTCTTCGTTGGCAAGGATCATCCGGTGCTGCTCTTCCAACTGAGCACGGCCGACAAGAACTGCACCAAGTTCGACAACTTCCTCGCGGACCCCAGGTACACGTTTGTTGGCTTCTCCATCGACGGTGACATAGAGATGCTCGGCCGCGTCGGACTGGAGGTCGCCCACTTCGTCGACATCCAGAAGGAATGGAGGGTGCCTATAGCTACCAAGCCTCTGGACTCCCTTGGGGACGTCTCAGGCATCCTTGTCCACGACGTAGAGCCCACCAACGCAGAACGCAGCCGCTGGGCGTGCATGCCCCTGTCCATGAGGCACATCGAGTACGCGGCAAAGGACGCTTATGCTGCGTACGAGATATGGAGCCGCCTCAGTATCATCCAGGAAGGGCTTCGCCGGGCAAAACTCGACAAGGAGCAGACCAGGAAGCGCGCTAGGTCCAGTGGCGACTACGACTACTGA